From the genome of Perca flavescens isolate YP-PL-M2 chromosome 1, PFLA_1.0, whole genome shotgun sequence, one region includes:
- the lin7c gene encoding protein lin-7 homolog C: protein MASLGEPVRLERDINRAVELLDKLQRTGEVPPQKLQALQRVLQSEFCNAVREVYEHVYETVDINSSPEVRANATAKATVAAFAASEGHSHPRVVELPKTEEGLGFNIMGGKEQNSPIYISRIIPGGIADRHGGLKRGDQLLSVNGVSVEGEHHEKAVELLKAAQGTVKLVVRYTPKVLEEMESRFEKMRSAKRRQQNNYPQ, encoded by the exons ATGGCATCGCTTGGGGAGCCCGTGCGGTTGGAAAGAG aTATTAACCGTGCTGTTGAACTGCTTGATAAACTCCAGAGGACAGGGGAAGTGCCTCCCCAGAAGCTGCAGGCGCTGCAGAGGGTCTTACAGAGTGAATTCTGTAACGCTGTCAGAGAA GTTTATGAACACGTGTACGAAACAGTGGACATCAACAGCAGTCCTGAGGTCAGGGCCAACGCCACAGCCAAG GCTACTGTGGCAGCTTTTGCCGCAAGTGAGGGACACTCGCATCCACGTGTCGTGGAACTGCCCAAGACAGAAGAAGGCCTGGGTTTCAACATAATGGGTGGAAAGGAGCAAAACTCACCTATATACATCTCACGGATCATCCCAGGAGGCATCGCTGACCGACATGGAGGACTGAAGAGAGGCGACCAGCTTCTCTCTGTTAATGGGGtg aGTGTGGAAGGTGAGCACCACGAGAAAGCTGTGGAACTCCTCAAAGCAGCTCAGGGCACAGTGAAGCTGGTTGTAAGGTACACCCCCAAAGTCCTAGAGGAAATGGAGTCACGCTTTGAGAAAATGAGGTCGGCGAAGCGCCGGCAACAAAACAACTACCCCCAGTAG